Within Kutzneria chonburiensis, the genomic segment CGCCGGCAGCGAGTCGCCGTCCGGGGTGGTGGTGCTGTCCGGCACCGGCGCGGCCGCCGCCGAGGTGCGGGACTGGCAGATCGTGCGGCACGTCGACGGCAACGGCTGGCTGGTCGGCGACGACGGCTCCGGCTTCTGGATGGGGCGACAGGCGGTGCGGGCCGTGCTGCGCATGATCGACGGGCGCGGCCGGCCGACCAAGCTGGTCGACGTCATCTGCTACGCGTTGGCCGCCGAGCCGGACATCGCCTCGCTGGAGGCCGCCGTCTACAACGAGCCGCCGCTGCGGCTGGCCGCCCTCGCGCCGTTGGTCACCGCGCTGTACCGGGACGACTCCGTGGCCGCCGAGATCGTCACCGAGGCGGCGGAGCTGCTGTTGGCCGCCGTCGCCGCGCTCGGTCCCGTCGCCGCCGGCTACCGCGAGGCCGTGCTGGCCGGCGGCCTCCTGCTGGCCCGCGGTCCGCTGCGTGACCTGGTCGCCGGCGGCATCGAGGACCGTTACGGCCTCACCGCCCGCTTCGCCGACGACGGCGCCTTAGGCGCCTCCCGCCTCGCCCGCATGTAACGCCTGAAACGCTTGGAAGGGGCCTTCCTGCACTCGGAGTGCAGGAAGGCCCCCTTCCAAGCGAAGGTCGCTACTTGACGACGGCCCCGGTC encodes:
- a CDS encoding N-acetylglucosamine kinase, with amino-acid sequence MYLGVDAGGTNTRAVLVDADGAVLGTGKAAGANPVAHGVEHAGRQLESALRQALGDFTAARVTSAVIGLAGGPTAGRPLLDEVARVARDLGIVVPRVVSDVEVAFAAGSESPSGVVVLSGTGAAAAEVRDWQIVRHVDGNGWLVGDDGSGFWMGRQAVRAVLRMIDGRGRPTKLVDVICYALAAEPDIASLEAAVYNEPPLRLAALAPLVTALYRDDSVAAEIVTEAAELLLAAVAALGPVAAGYREAVLAGGLLLARGPLRDLVAGGIEDRYGLTARFADDGALGASRLARM